The Agarilytica rhodophyticola genome has a window encoding:
- a CDS encoding carbon-nitrogen hydrolase family protein codes for MSIQYKAAVIQAAPVFMNLDGCVEKAIGLIEQAARQGARIVAFSEAWFPGYPWWIWLSPTAHNVRFFQQYHENSLVKGSEQFHRLAQAAKDNNIYLSFGASERDHGSLYLAQFLFSDQGELIQNRRKLKPTHMERTVYGDGDGSDFGVFDTDLGRVGQLCCWEHIQPLSKYAMFSMHEQVHIAAWPSFSTYPQAYSLGPEANLAASQVYALEGQCYVLAPCATVSQEMYDVLVENEAQAELISVGGGYAQIFAPDGSPMCDRLAHDEEGILFADIDLGAIAIAKSFADPVGHYSRPDVVRLMLNREAQSPVEDFFATEFEESEDVAEDHQNEQ; via the coding sequence ATGAGTATTCAATATAAAGCTGCGGTTATTCAAGCTGCTCCAGTATTTATGAATTTGGATGGCTGCGTGGAAAAAGCCATAGGTCTTATCGAACAAGCGGCACGACAAGGAGCACGCATAGTAGCCTTTTCTGAAGCTTGGTTTCCTGGATATCCCTGGTGGATTTGGTTGTCACCTACGGCTCATAATGTCCGCTTCTTCCAACAGTATCATGAAAATAGTTTGGTAAAAGGAAGCGAGCAATTTCATCGCTTGGCGCAAGCAGCGAAGGATAATAATATTTATTTATCTTTTGGTGCTAGCGAGCGCGACCATGGTTCTTTGTATCTGGCGCAGTTTTTATTTAGCGACCAAGGAGAGCTCATTCAGAATAGACGTAAGCTCAAGCCGACACATATGGAAAGAACAGTGTATGGCGATGGCGACGGCAGTGACTTCGGTGTATTCGATACTGACCTTGGGCGAGTAGGGCAACTATGCTGCTGGGAACATATACAACCGTTAAGCAAGTACGCGATGTTTAGTATGCACGAACAAGTGCATATTGCAGCATGGCCATCTTTTAGCACCTATCCGCAAGCATATTCTCTGGGCCCAGAAGCGAATTTAGCGGCCTCTCAAGTATATGCTTTAGAAGGGCAGTGCTATGTTCTAGCACCTTGCGCTACCGTATCCCAGGAAATGTATGATGTACTTGTGGAAAATGAGGCTCAAGCAGAATTAATTAGTGTCGGTGGCGGTTATGCACAAATATTTGCTCCCGATGGTAGCCCTATGTGTGACCGCCTTGCTCATGATGAAGAAGGAATTTTATTCGCAGATATTGATTTAGGTGCGATCGCTATTGCCAAATCATTTGCCGACCCGGTTGGCCATTATTCCAGACCTGATGTTGTGCGTCTTATGCTAAACCGAGAGGCACAATCACCCGTGGAAGATTTCTTTGCAACAGAATTCGAAGAGTCAGAAGACGTCGCTGAAGATCATCAGAATGAGCAATAA
- the fahA gene encoding fumarylacetoacetase codes for MLEINETHDINLNSWVSSANEHKDFPIQNLPFAIFRRKNTEQGWRGGVAIGDKILDLALISAANIFTGEAQQAAMAAAQPTLNDLMDLGKQSNSALRRALSKALTNGSALASHLHSMLVDQKDAEYNVPCTVGDFTDFYTSIYHATAVGKLFRPDNPLLPNYKWIPIGYHGRSSSIGVSGQKFPRPTGQIKSPNRTIPEFSPCKRLDYELEMGLFIGKGTKLGEVIHIDNAEDHLFGICLLNDWSARDLQAWEYQPLGPFLAKNFATTISPWIVTTEALAPFRHAFAHPEGDPEPLPYLNSTKNSASGGFNITLDCFLETQKMREEKTPMAALSRSNFKHSYWTAAQMISHHSSNGCAMQAGDLLGTGTQSGPEEQEAGSLLELSKGGKAAITLPNGETRTFLEDGDTVIMRASCAKKGAKTIGFGEVSGTILPSLPQPTSSQ; via the coding sequence ATGTTAGAAATCAATGAAACCCATGATATCAATTTAAACAGTTGGGTAAGTTCGGCCAACGAGCACAAAGATTTTCCTATTCAGAATCTTCCTTTTGCTATATTTAGAAGAAAAAATACAGAACAAGGGTGGCGAGGTGGTGTTGCGATTGGCGATAAAATTTTAGATCTGGCATTAATTAGTGCTGCCAACATATTCACCGGTGAAGCACAGCAGGCGGCAATGGCGGCAGCTCAGCCGACATTAAATGATTTGATGGATTTAGGTAAACAATCGAATTCTGCTCTGCGCCGTGCTTTATCCAAAGCTTTAACAAATGGCTCAGCATTAGCATCACACTTACACTCTATGTTGGTTGATCAAAAAGATGCTGAATATAATGTTCCTTGCACTGTGGGTGATTTCACAGATTTTTATACCTCTATTTATCATGCCACTGCGGTAGGAAAATTATTTAGACCGGATAATCCTCTGTTGCCTAATTATAAATGGATACCTATCGGTTATCATGGCCGTTCCTCGAGTATCGGCGTATCTGGTCAAAAATTTCCACGTCCTACAGGACAAATTAAAAGCCCTAATCGTACTATTCCTGAATTTTCTCCTTGCAAACGTCTTGATTACGAATTGGAAATGGGTTTATTTATTGGTAAAGGCACGAAACTAGGTGAAGTAATACATATAGATAATGCGGAAGATCATTTATTTGGTATTTGCTTATTGAACGATTGGTCCGCAAGAGATTTGCAAGCATGGGAATACCAACCACTCGGGCCTTTTCTTGCGAAAAATTTTGCCACAACAATCTCACCCTGGATTGTTACCACAGAGGCTCTGGCGCCCTTTCGTCACGCTTTTGCTCATCCCGAAGGAGATCCCGAACCTTTACCCTACTTAAATTCAACAAAAAATAGTGCCAGTGGTGGCTTTAACATTACCTTGGATTGTTTTCTAGAAACACAAAAAATGCGTGAAGAAAAAACTCCCATGGCAGCACTATCGCGATCCAATTTTAAGCATTCATATTGGACCGCAGCACAAATGATAAGCCATCACAGCAGCAATGGCTGCGCCATGCAAGCCGGCGATTTATTGGGTACAGGTACCCAGTCGGGCCCCGAGGAGCAGGAAGCGGGGTCGTTACTTGAATTAAGTAAAGGTGGTAAGGCGGCAATCACGCTACCCAATGGCGAAACACGCACATTTTTAGAAGACGGCGATACCGTAATTATGCGTGCATCCTGTGCAAAAAAAGGCGCGAAAACCATCGGCTTCGGTGAGGTCTCCGGTACGATTTTACCGTCTTTACCACAACCTACTTCTTCACAATAA
- a CDS encoding DUF2783 domain-containing protein: MKLNTEPNFTDPDTFYATLTDLHRELESEQSTRVNARLILLLANHIGDLEVLKEALALAGEVE; this comes from the coding sequence ATGAAACTCAACACTGAACCTAATTTCACTGATCCCGATACATTTTATGCCACACTTACAGATTTGCATCGAGAATTAGAAAGTGAGCAAAGCACACGCGTTAATGCACGATTAATACTGCTACTGGCCAACCATATTGGGGATTTGGAAGTACTTAAAGAAGCGCTGGCGCTTGCAGGAGAAGTTGAATAA
- a CDS encoding NAD(P)H-dependent oxidoreductase, whose product MKKILINFAHPARSRSKINTTLRKQIDALENVTINDLYSHYPDFLIDVKREQKLCEDHDIIIFQFPFYWYSSPSIVKEWMDLVLEHGWAYGSQGKALMGKHFMLAISGGGDASTYNKEGFNEFTIAELTSPMRATAKLCNLTWLPPFTILGIHRGLPEDQLRVHSANYRRLILALRDGTCDLSLVQQHEFINSDLNSVIKEQ is encoded by the coding sequence GTGAAAAAAATTCTGATTAATTTTGCGCATCCAGCGCGATCCCGCTCCAAAATAAATACTACGCTTCGAAAACAGATTGATGCTCTCGAAAATGTCACAATCAATGATCTCTATTCACATTATCCCGATTTTTTAATCGATGTAAAAAGAGAGCAAAAGCTATGTGAAGATCACGATATTATTATTTTCCAATTTCCGTTTTACTGGTATTCCTCTCCGTCGATAGTAAAGGAATGGATGGATCTGGTGTTGGAACATGGCTGGGCCTACGGCTCTCAAGGCAAAGCCTTAATGGGTAAACATTTTATGCTGGCTATTTCTGGTGGTGGTGATGCCAGTACCTACAATAAAGAAGGGTTTAATGAGTTCACAATTGCAGAACTTACTTCTCCCATGCGCGCCACAGCAAAACTATGCAATCTCACTTGGCTGCCTCCTTTTACCATTTTAGGTATTCACCGGGGATTACCTGAAGATCAGCTTAGGGTTCACTCTGCAAACTATCGTCGTCTAATTCTTGCTTTACGGGATGGCACATGTGATTTAAGCCTCGTACAACAGCATGAATTTATCAATAGTGACCTAAACTCTGTGATTAAGGAACAATAG
- a CDS encoding monovalent cation:proton antiporter-2 (CPA2) family protein, producing MENFLLQLFIFLVSAAIAVPVAKKLGLGSVLGYLIAGMVIGPFGISLIHDVEEVMHFTEFGVVMMLFLVGLELKPSLLWQLRMPILGIGGAQVVFCSILIGVVAAIFLPWQQALACGLILSLSSTAIVLQTLREKGVMNTASGRSIFSVLLFQDLAVIPMLAALPLLATVAIETGGHHDSVLFDLSTLPKYMQISATLLAILFVFFLGKFACKPIFRTIASTQVREIFVAAALSLVVGISLLMMTVGLSPALGAFLAGVVLADSEYRHELESDIEPFKGLLLGIFFISIGASLNFTLITSEIGAITGIVVGLMAGKALILFAIGFFFKMEKKDRLFFSLGLAQGGEFAFVLFQFSRSHGVLPAETIEPLVSAVAISMFLTPLVFIVYDKLVKNEEQNEQTQGSADDIHRDDHSIILAGFGRLGTDLGRFLISSGIKPVIIDHDPLNVKVLRKLGYEVYFGDITRLDLLKAAGADIAKVLVITLSDVEKSCELITLVKKHFPHLKIVANASDRLAAFELMDLDIEAIRRETFGSALALGQDAMKQLGIDPYDAHRQMRIFRKKDEELMPELHKERMQEENYISMYQQHNSDLEDLMAADMNSHTDELDKAWSAKNPDK from the coding sequence GTGGAAAACTTTCTTCTACAGTTATTTATCTTTTTGGTTTCAGCTGCAATAGCAGTACCAGTTGCGAAAAAATTAGGACTCGGTTCTGTGCTGGGATATCTTATTGCTGGCATGGTCATCGGCCCGTTTGGTATCTCCTTAATTCACGATGTCGAAGAGGTTATGCACTTTACCGAATTTGGTGTGGTAATGATGCTATTTTTAGTAGGGCTAGAACTTAAACCCTCATTACTTTGGCAATTGCGCATGCCAATATTGGGTATCGGCGGAGCACAGGTTGTTTTTTGTAGTATTCTTATTGGCGTTGTAGCAGCAATATTTCTCCCTTGGCAACAGGCACTTGCCTGCGGTTTAATATTGTCACTCTCGTCTACTGCCATTGTTTTGCAGACATTGCGCGAAAAAGGTGTGATGAACACTGCTTCCGGTCGCTCAATTTTTTCTGTTTTACTTTTTCAAGATCTCGCCGTGATTCCTATGCTGGCAGCTCTGCCTCTATTGGCTACAGTGGCAATAGAAACTGGAGGACATCATGACTCTGTATTATTTGACCTCAGCACCTTGCCCAAATATATGCAAATTAGTGCAACCTTGCTTGCAATTTTATTTGTATTTTTCTTGGGTAAGTTCGCCTGCAAACCTATTTTTAGAACAATAGCATCGACCCAGGTACGAGAAATATTCGTCGCTGCCGCACTTTCGCTGGTGGTCGGTATTTCTTTGTTGATGATGACGGTGGGACTGTCTCCCGCCTTAGGCGCATTTTTGGCAGGTGTCGTACTAGCAGATAGTGAATATCGGCATGAACTTGAAAGTGATATTGAACCTTTTAAAGGTTTACTCTTAGGTATTTTCTTTATTTCTATCGGCGCAAGCCTAAATTTCACATTAATAACGAGTGAAATAGGGGCGATTACTGGAATTGTCGTCGGGCTAATGGCAGGCAAAGCACTCATTTTATTCGCCATTGGGTTTTTCTTTAAAATGGAGAAAAAAGATCGTTTATTTTTCTCTTTAGGTCTCGCCCAAGGCGGAGAATTCGCTTTTGTTCTTTTTCAATTTTCGAGAAGCCATGGGGTTTTACCCGCAGAAACTATTGAGCCATTAGTGTCAGCTGTGGCAATTTCCATGTTTCTCACACCGTTAGTGTTTATCGTCTATGACAAATTGGTAAAAAATGAGGAGCAGAACGAACAGACTCAAGGCTCGGCAGATGATATCCACCGAGATGACCACAGTATCATTTTAGCGGGATTTGGTCGTTTAGGCACAGACCTTGGGCGTTTTCTAATTTCTTCTGGTATTAAGCCTGTTATTATTGATCATGACCCATTGAATGTAAAAGTTCTGCGCAAATTGGGTTATGAAGTATATTTTGGTGATATTACTCGACTGGATTTATTAAAAGCAGCGGGCGCCGACATTGCAAAGGTGTTGGTTATCACACTTAGTGATGTAGAAAAATCATGTGAACTGATTACCCTCGTAAAAAAACATTTTCCTCACTTAAAAATCGTGGCAAATGCAAGTGATAGATTGGCTGCCTTTGAGCTTATGGATTTAGACATAGAAGCTATCCGTAGAGAAACTTTTGGCAGCGCCTTAGCATTAGGGCAAGATGCCATGAAGCAACTGGGCATAGACCCTTACGATGCTCATCGTCAAATGCGTATCTTTAGGAAGAAAGATGAAGAACTCATGCCAGAACTTCATAAAGAACGTATGCAAGAAGAAAATTATATTTCTATGTATCAGCAACACAATTCAGACTTGGAAGATTTAATGGCCGCCGATATGAATAGTCATACCGATGAGCTAGATAAAGCTTGGAGCGCTAAGAACCCAGATAAATAA
- a CDS encoding CmcJ/NvfI family oxidoreductase: protein MHTNATVNYHVTSPERQAYHIDVNGEKGAMRSPILVPTEVAVQDVRDEAVSVNFIEDSVMFVNSPTKVVEFDASNTWQKDYDQELQLLLKQQLSVQEVIIFDHTIRIDDPNSGRKPARNVHSDYSKEGAHKRLIDLVGQAAAKQWQQGHYAFINIWRPLNKPIYTAPLGFVRPSSVKQEDWLLLDLIYPDRVGQIMGLVANQSHQWFYLSEMTPEEVAVFNIYDNQGLSSIAHSALNLAGEEACKDIRTSLESRTLVRY, encoded by the coding sequence GTGCATACGAATGCTACCGTTAATTATCACGTCACCAGCCCTGAAAGACAGGCCTACCATATTGATGTTAATGGTGAAAAAGGTGCAATGCGCAGCCCTATTTTGGTGCCGACAGAGGTCGCAGTTCAAGATGTGAGAGATGAAGCTGTCTCGGTAAACTTTATCGAAGATAGTGTGATGTTTGTTAATAGTCCCACCAAGGTGGTTGAATTTGATGCATCAAATACTTGGCAAAAGGACTATGATCAAGAACTGCAATTACTTTTAAAACAGCAACTTAGCGTACAAGAAGTTATTATCTTTGATCACACAATACGAATTGATGACCCGAATTCAGGGCGCAAACCTGCACGTAATGTGCATAGTGATTACAGCAAAGAAGGCGCACACAAACGACTTATCGACCTCGTTGGCCAAGCGGCTGCCAAACAGTGGCAACAAGGTCATTATGCTTTTATCAATATATGGCGGCCCTTAAACAAACCTATTTATACGGCACCCCTTGGTTTTGTACGGCCAAGCAGTGTTAAACAAGAGGACTGGTTGCTACTGGATCTTATTTATCCTGATCGTGTGGGCCAAATTATGGGGTTGGTTGCCAATCAATCACACCAATGGTTTTACCTTTCAGAAATGACACCAGAAGAAGTGGCAGTGTTTAATATTTACGATAATCAAGGGCTTTCTTCCATTGCTCATAGTGCGCTTAACTTAGCCGGTGAAGAGGCCTGTAAGGATATTAGAACCAGTCTGGAAAGTCGAACTTTGGTTCGCTATTAA
- a CDS encoding LysR substrate-binding domain-containing protein produces the protein MDILSLKLFLRVAELGVLSGAAKDLSLSAASASARLAKLEEETGFRLFNRTTRAISLTTDGAAFLPYAQQAIETLETGLNTSSGELAQPKGLLRIAMSGSFGRMHIIPHLAKFQERYPFVSLDLRLSDEIVDVIEGAYDLIVRNTPLIDSSLVARKLAVDKRILVAAPSYLKAHGIPTKPEDLLQHKCICLSGDNRWKFTNEQIVTVERTFSVNDGEAMRSMLTAGMAIGPKSIWNAYKYLKSGELVEVLADFPILTESSIWALYPSNRVVATKVRVMIDFLLELFQPSPPWESLPYKT, from the coding sequence ATGGACATTCTATCCCTTAAACTGTTTTTACGCGTTGCTGAACTTGGTGTGCTATCAGGTGCGGCAAAAGATCTATCTCTTTCTGCTGCCAGTGCTAGTGCGCGCCTAGCGAAATTGGAAGAAGAAACGGGATTTAGATTATTCAATAGAACAACTCGTGCGATATCGTTGACCACCGACGGCGCCGCATTTTTACCTTATGCTCAACAGGCAATTGAAACTTTGGAAACTGGACTTAACACATCCAGTGGCGAACTCGCACAGCCCAAAGGATTGCTGCGGATTGCAATGTCAGGTTCTTTTGGTCGTATGCACATCATCCCTCATCTGGCAAAATTTCAAGAGCGCTATCCTTTTGTATCCCTTGATTTAAGATTATCTGATGAAATCGTCGATGTTATCGAGGGCGCATACGATTTAATAGTTCGCAATACGCCTTTAATCGACAGTAGTTTGGTTGCACGTAAATTAGCGGTAGATAAGCGTATACTAGTAGCAGCACCTAGCTATCTTAAAGCACATGGCATTCCCACCAAACCTGAGGATTTATTACAGCATAAATGTATTTGTTTAAGTGGTGATAATCGTTGGAAGTTTACTAATGAACAAATCGTTACAGTTGAGCGCACCTTCTCAGTGAATGATGGCGAAGCCATGCGCAGCATGCTTACAGCAGGCATGGCGATAGGCCCCAAATCCATATGGAATGCTTATAAATATTTAAAATCAGGGGAATTAGTTGAAGTACTTGCTGATTTTCCAATTCTTACCGAATCTTCCATATGGGCGTTATATCCCAGTAATCGTGTGGTTGCAACTAAAGTGCGGGTCATGATTGATTTCTTATTGGAATTGTTTCAACCCTCTCCTCCTTGGGAGTCGCTACCCTATAAAACTTAA
- the hmgA gene encoding homogentisate 1,2-dioxygenase: MFDVNTLKYLHGFNNEHESQALAGALPIGQFNPQRCPYNLYAEQFSSTAFTAARHANRRTWMYRIRPSIAMGDFHPLDKGLIRTAPITEVPCPPNVMRWNAQPIANTDFIDGLITIAANGDAKTQTGIGIHIYTANKSMEQRYFYCADGEMLFVPQMGELLAYTELGILHVKPGEIMVIPRGIKFKIEPLDGPIRGYICENYGAPYCLPERGPVGANGYANQRDFQYPTAWYEDNDQTSTIVAKFCGELYYAQQDHSPLDVVAWVGNSAPYKYELSRFNVINTVSFDHPDPSIFTVLSSPSDTPGVANIDFVIFPPRWMVAENTFRPPWYHRNIMSEFMGLIHGVYDAKEKGFEPGGMSLHNCMTPHGPEAEVFEKATQAKLAPHKYEDTLAFMFESRYVIAPTELALNTPTRQKDYLNCWGQLKKYFVAPN; encoded by the coding sequence ATGTTTGACGTCAATACATTGAAATACTTGCACGGTTTTAACAATGAGCATGAATCGCAAGCCCTAGCAGGCGCTTTGCCGATAGGCCAATTTAATCCGCAGCGATGCCCCTACAATTTATACGCAGAGCAATTTAGCTCCACTGCATTTACCGCAGCAAGACATGCCAACAGACGCACTTGGATGTATCGTATCCGGCCATCTATTGCGATGGGCGATTTTCATCCGCTAGATAAAGGGTTAATTCGTACCGCCCCTATTACTGAAGTTCCTTGTCCTCCCAACGTTATGCGCTGGAATGCTCAGCCAATCGCTAACACTGATTTTATCGACGGACTGATCACTATCGCAGCCAACGGTGATGCTAAAACCCAAACAGGTATCGGTATTCATATATACACGGCAAATAAGAGTATGGAACAAAGATATTTTTATTGCGCTGATGGCGAGATGTTGTTTGTACCCCAGATGGGAGAATTGTTAGCGTATACCGAGCTTGGCATATTACATGTCAAGCCCGGAGAAATTATGGTTATTCCAAGAGGCATAAAATTTAAGATCGAACCTCTCGATGGGCCTATTCGCGGTTATATTTGTGAAAACTATGGTGCTCCCTATTGTTTACCTGAGCGTGGCCCTGTGGGTGCCAACGGTTATGCCAATCAACGGGATTTCCAATATCCTACTGCTTGGTACGAAGATAATGATCAAACATCTACTATTGTCGCAAAATTCTGCGGCGAACTTTACTATGCACAACAAGATCATTCACCTTTGGATGTTGTTGCCTGGGTGGGCAATAGCGCACCATATAAATATGAATTAAGCCGTTTTAACGTGATTAACACGGTAAGTTTTGATCATCCAGACCCATCTATTTTTACTGTCTTAAGCTCACCTTCAGATACTCCCGGAGTCGCTAATATAGATTTTGTTATTTTCCCACCTCGTTGGATGGTGGCAGAAAATACCTTTCGTCCTCCTTGGTATCACCGCAATATCATGAGCGAATTTATGGGCTTGATCCATGGTGTTTATGATGCTAAAGAAAAAGGTTTCGAGCCTGGTGGTATGAGTTTGCACAACTGTATGACACCTCATGGTCCCGAAGCTGAAGTATTTGAAAAAGCAACTCAAGCAAAGCTTGCGCCACATAAATACGAAGATACCCTAGCGTTTATGTTTGAATCGCGGTATGTCATCGCACCCACTGAATTAGCACTCAATACCCCTACCAGGCAAAAAGACTATCTTAATTGTTGGGGACAATTAAAAAAATATTTTGTAGCTCCGAATTAA
- a CDS encoding helix-turn-helix domain-containing protein codes for MAFFISEGYCKKVEDVGDQRRHFEYWNDIVCDEFVKLDCEQFNNSSVASAKSSARNFQAELRGGASISGLKFAEVIADPHFVTRSKRQIGEATEADFLISFQLSRQSIIRQNGREAILNPGTFAMYDSTQPYTLSFKEKFHQLIIQMPKDVLNRHLMNPEQYTAIQMSGASGIGAVLTNFILSLAQELGNIKQTHEELSNSLMNMIAMAFSSSVMLEQVGKNSVVKESIKNRVHKYIEVNLCNPELNNQLIADSQGISPRYLNKLFEEQSDSVHSLVLEKRLCRSLKLLQDPAYKGYSIEKIAYNVGFSSGAHFSRCFKKRFGQSPSQFR; via the coding sequence ATGGCTTTTTTTATCTCCGAGGGTTATTGTAAAAAAGTTGAAGATGTGGGCGATCAACGCCGACATTTTGAATATTGGAATGATATTGTTTGCGATGAGTTTGTAAAACTGGATTGCGAACAATTCAATAACTCCTCGGTAGCCTCAGCAAAAAGCTCAGCAAGGAATTTTCAGGCAGAGCTACGCGGTGGTGCCAGTATATCGGGCCTTAAATTTGCTGAAGTGATTGCTGATCCTCACTTTGTTACTCGTTCTAAGCGGCAAATTGGCGAAGCCACGGAAGCAGATTTCCTCATTAGCTTCCAACTGTCAAGGCAGTCCATTATTCGACAAAATGGCCGTGAAGCTATTTTAAACCCTGGCACTTTTGCCATGTACGATAGTACACAACCTTATACCTTATCTTTTAAAGAAAAATTCCATCAGCTAATTATTCAAATGCCGAAAGATGTGTTGAATCGGCATTTAATGAATCCAGAACAGTATACGGCAATTCAAATGTCTGGGGCTTCTGGAATTGGCGCTGTTCTGACAAATTTTATTTTATCTTTAGCCCAAGAATTGGGAAATATAAAGCAAACTCATGAAGAACTATCCAATAGTCTAATGAATATGATTGCTATGGCATTTAGTTCTTCGGTTATGCTTGAACAGGTGGGTAAAAACTCTGTTGTTAAAGAGTCCATTAAAAATAGAGTACATAAATATATTGAAGTTAATTTGTGTAACCCTGAGCTTAACAATCAATTAATTGCCGATTCCCAAGGTATTTCTCCCCGTTATCTTAATAAATTATTCGAAGAACAAAGCGATAGTGTGCACTCTTTGGTGCTGGAAAAGCGTTTGTGCCGAAGTTTAAAACTGCTGCAAGATCCCGCTTACAAAGGTTATAGCATTGAAAAAATTGCTTATAATGTAGGGTTTTCAAGTGGCGCTCATTTTTCTCGTTGCTTTAAAAAACGCTTCGGACAAAGCCCCAGTCAATTTAGATAA
- a CDS encoding YdcH family protein, which translates to MLGEDHSIVIDFPELKETLTRLNQSDTTFFEDNKRYNALDKEIRELELQDSPIQDDAMHALKHDRSVLKDSLYKRLMAAKNNS; encoded by the coding sequence ATGTTAGGTGAAGACCATTCCATTGTTATTGATTTCCCGGAATTGAAAGAGACACTTACTCGTCTCAATCAATCCGACACAACATTTTTTGAAGACAATAAGCGCTACAATGCTTTAGACAAAGAAATCCGCGAATTAGAACTACAGGATTCTCCTATCCAGGACGACGCGATGCATGCCTTAAAACACGATAGAAGTGTGTTAAAAGACTCGCTTTATAAAAGATTAATGGCGGCTAAAAATAATAGCTAA
- a CDS encoding phenylacetaldoxime dehydratase family protein has protein sequence MPRNNMPPNWQPPAPAWCAQWDKNSDPLVVAYFAIQADSPDKLDAWAETALYRQNPPARIEKGAYTDQADVKNYLYICYWQQSEYLAWWANPKHCTWWSDPQRCNDGVGYWREVITMPLDRFETLNSSTEPHGVSAVAKTLTGPIEEHGYPGGMRDRIALSDHHDLKNSRDMNRKMPAVVSDKGKRVVVTPPENTCVIRSGQNWSYCEGEQKKFYLEEVHPVLKKGMQFLRDNPVDSGCYCLRFVDLKESDNTNKWNNTSQTFGLGYASDIHAFEEWAKSHPTHIAILENFMRMVGTFGENLKLKLWHEVTVLPKEGCEFEYIACHNNTGLLNYSQ, from the coding sequence ATGCCTAGAAATAATATGCCTCCCAATTGGCAGCCGCCAGCACCTGCGTGGTGTGCCCAATGGGATAAAAATAGCGATCCTTTGGTGGTCGCTTATTTTGCCATACAAGCAGATTCTCCAGATAAATTAGATGCTTGGGCAGAAACTGCGTTATACCGTCAAAATCCTCCCGCCAGAATCGAAAAAGGTGCGTACACCGATCAAGCCGATGTTAAAAATTATTTATATATTTGTTATTGGCAACAATCTGAATATCTCGCTTGGTGGGCCAATCCAAAACATTGTACGTGGTGGTCTGATCCACAGCGATGTAACGATGGTGTCGGTTATTGGCGAGAAGTTATTACTATGCCTCTGGATCGTTTTGAGACATTAAACTCAAGCACTGAGCCTCATGGTGTCAGTGCAGTTGCGAAGACCTTGACTGGGCCCATTGAGGAGCACGGTTATCCCGGCGGAATGCGTGATAGGATTGCACTTTCTGATCATCATGATCTAAAAAATAGCCGCGATATGAACCGAAAAATGCCAGCCGTGGTATCTGATAAAGGTAAACGTGTGGTGGTGACACCTCCTGAAAATACTTGCGTTATTCGCTCTGGGCAAAATTGGTCTTATTGTGAGGGCGAGCAAAAAAAATTCTATTTAGAGGAAGTGCACCCTGTGTTAAAAAAGGGCATGCAATTTCTGCGCGATAATCCTGTGGATAGTGGTTGTTACTGTCTTAGATTTGTTGACCTAAAAGAAAGCGATAATACCAATAAATGGAATAACACCTCACAAACATTTGGCTTGGGATATGCATCCGATATTCACGCTTTTGAGGAATGGGCAAAAAGTCATCCTACGCACATTGCAATCTTAGAAAATTTTATGCGTATGGTGGGTACTTTTGGTGAAAACTTAAAGTTAAAGCTGTGGCATGAAGTAACCGTGTTGCCAAAAGAGGGATGTGAGTTTGAGTATATTGCTTGCCATAACAACACGGGGTTATTGAATTACAGTCAATAG